The window AATCCTATTGGACGCCCGAGAACATCAGCGGCGACAGGAACATGCCCTTGAGAAACCTAAGCGGACAGCCCGTAAATCATAACCATGGATTCACACTGATTGAAGTCCTTATAGCAGTGGTTATTCTAGCGCTAGGATTGCTTGGCCTGGCTGGCTTGCAATCCACAAGCCTGCGAAACAATCAAAGTGCATATTTTCGCTCACAGGCCACTTTGCTTGCTTACGATATAGCTGACCGAGTACGAGCAAATGCTGTGGGTAACTACGACAATCAAGCAGAAACCAATAACAATTGCTTGGCGAACACTTGCACACCCGCACAAATGGCTGGTTACGATTTAAAACAATGGAACGACCAGTTAAGAAATCAATTACCTAGCGGCGAAGGTGTGGTTTGTAAGGACAAAACCCCGGGGGACGGAAATTCAAAATCCGCACACAACTGCGACGGGATAGGCGATGCGTATGCAGTAAAAATCTGGTGGGATGACGACCACGATGGGGCTGCGACGCAACGGTTTGTAATGAGTTTTCAGCCATGAAAAAAAATCAGATCTATTTCCTGCAAACAGGCATGACTCTCATAGAAATTATGATTGCGCTGCTTCTAGGCGCATTCCTATTAGGCGGGGTAATTAAGATTTTCGTTAACGCGAAGCAGACTTACGGGATGCAGGAAGGCTTATCCCGGTTACAAGAAAACAGCCGTTATGCGTTGGAAATACTCAGCAAAGACTTGCGCTTAAGCGGTTTTCAAGGCTGTATTTCCATCACCGATTTAACACCCACCAATACGGCCGCCGCGCCGATTATTGCACCAACGCCCGCCTCTATTATCGTCGGCTACAACGGCAGTGAGGCATCGCCGGCAACAGCCACTTGGTCCCCAGCCTTACCGGCTGCCTTGTCAGGTTTAACCACTCCGATTACCCCTGGCACCGATGTGATAACAGTAGTTTTCGGTGAAAGTTGCGGCGGTTATTTGTCAGCAGATATGGCAAGCGCAACCTCGGATATACAAATTTCCAGTTCCAATACCTGCGGCATAGCTGATGGTGATCCGGTTTTAATATCCAGCTGTAGCAACGCCGACCTTTTCCGGGCCACCACAGGCACTACCTCGACACTGATAAAGCACAATGCGGTGTCTTTGCCGGCAACTTGCGCTTCCCCACCGTGCTACAAAACCAGCTCGGAAGTCTTTGCGTACCGCGCATACAGCTATTTCATCCGCCCAGGCGCAAGCGGCGAACCGGCTCTTTGGCGATACGACAACACCAAGGCCGCAAGTGCCGCCAATCCTGTTGAAATATTGGATGGCATAGAAAACCTGCAAATTCTCTATGGCGAAGATACCGATGCCGACGGTGTAGCCAACCAATATAAAACCGCAGCTAACGTCACCGATATCACCGATGTCGCCAGCGTGCGTATCTCGCTCTTGGCGCGCACCAGCGAGAACCTAGCCTCGCAGACCCTCACTTACGATTACAACGGGAACACTGGCATTAACCCAGGTGACCGGCGAATTCGCCGCGTGTTCAACGCGACGCTTGCAGTGCGTAATCGGTTGCAATAGGTGGCACCATGAATAAGTCGAAAATAAAACAAACGGGTGCGGTGCTAATCGTCAGCTTAATCATACTGATGCTTCTGACGATCATTGGCGTGACGGGCACCAATGTCACCAGTCTGGAAGAAAAAATGGCCGGCAATATGCGTGACCGTAATCTTGCCTTTCAAGCGGCGGAGTCCGCCTTGCAAGCCGGGGAAACTTGGCTAAATACACATGCCTATACCTGCAGCCAAGCCGCCGGCAGATTCAAACCTCGCGATAAAGATTGCAATACCGCTACTGCGGAAACCTCGGAAGTTTGGGACAGCATAAGTTGGGACGACAATGATTCGGTACTTTACACGGGCGTTTTGTCAAACCTCAGCGCTAATCCCCGTTACATAATCGAAGATTTGGGCTGCTTACCCGCACCAGCGGCATGCCCCGGCACACATAACTATCGAATTACCGCCAGAGCAACCGGCGGCACAGCAGACACTATCGTCATGCTTCAGTCTATTTACCAAATTTAGTTAGTCACACCGACTATTTATTTTCAGACAGAAACACGCAGAGGGCAAAATCATGAAAACTAAGCAACTCCAAGTAAAAGCCTATTTTTTGCTGATTCTGTCTCAGACATTGGTACCAGGGCTCAACGCTTCGGCAGGTATTTCTCAACAACCCTTATTTCTAACCTCCAGCGTTCCGCCTATCGTCATGCTTACCATGGGCCGCGACCACAAGCTCTATTACGAAGCCTATAACGATGCCTCTGACCTTAACGGCGATGGGTTAATTGACGTTGGCTATAAACCAAGCATCGACTACTTCGGGTATTTCGACTCGCATCGTTGTTACGATTACGTGGACAGCGACGGAGGATACTTTACACCGAAAGCAAAAACACCATCAGCTACTGATAAAACCTGTTCATCGGTGGACGGCGACTGGAGCGGTGATTTTCTTAACTACATTACAACCGCGCGTATTGACGCTCTCCGCAAGGTACTATACGGCGGTTACCGAGGCGACGACACCACCTCGAAGACCGTACTTAAGCGCTCATTTATCCCTCAAGATGCCCATTCATGGGGTAAGGAATACAATCCTAGCAATAACCCGGGATACCTTATCTCAGACTACACACCGTTGGCCGAGCCCGCTACGGGGAAAAGCCACCTATTTGCAAATGTGTCCTTAAGTTACACCGGCCAACCCCTGATGCGCGTCTTAAATGATACTTCCTACCGCGTTTGGGAATGGGTTTCCATCGAACGGCCCGTGGCCGGTAGCGATTGCGATAACGGCAGCCGTACAGCCTGTGCAACCACGGGTAGCTCTAACTGGTCGGTAGTTCCCGATATAGTATTCAGCAATTTGGAGAGAAAAACTTATAGAACCGGAGATACTGCTCCCGCCCATCCATCGAGCGCTGCGGAGTATGCAACATTTGTTACTAATTACGGCACCACCGGTAACTTACGCCGCACTGACAATATGACTAGACTGGAGGCCAATGGTAATCCTGAACGTACCGAACGTTATTTAACCGTTGTAAAAGGAAAAATCACTGTTCCTGCCAGTCTCAATTATAAATTTTCGGTAGATGGCGACGATGCAGTAGAAGTATTGATTAACGGTACGGTAGTGGCAGGATATTACGGAGGCCATGGCGTCTGCAATTGCAATACTAATAATGGCACTATTCATCTCACCGCTGGTGTCGCTTACGATATTGAATACCACCACGAGGAGGCTTACGGCGACGACAGCTTCGTATTGCGCTGGGACACCTCGAATACCGCCTCTAGCATCACCGACTACAGTGTCAATGTTAACGTCTGCGAAACCGGCAAATTGGAAGCCAACTGCAAAGCCTACAAAAGTGGATCAACCACAATCTATAAACCCACCGGGTTGCTACACACCTACGGCGAAAACGACTCGATGGCGTTTGGCTTGCTAACTGGGTCTTATAAAAAGAACACCTCAGGCGGCGTACTCAGGAAAAACATAGAATCTTTTACTAACGAAGTAGACCCTACCACAGGCATATTTACCACAACCAACGGTATCGTAAAGACAATCAATAACCTACGTATCAACACCTTCAACTACTCGGATCACGCTTACGCTTCTGGATGGATTACCACGCGTGCAATAACGGAAGGTGAAGCAGCAGAATGGGGTAACCCTATAGCCGAAATGATGTACGAGGGATTACGCTATTTTGCCGGTAAAGCAGCCCCCACCTCAGCCTACTCCATAACAGCCACGGATACCCCTGATGCAACACTAGGATTGCCTTTGCCGACTTGGCTTGATCCATATTCAAATACAGGCGGTAAATATCTGAGCTGTGCGAAACCGATGCAACTGGTTATAAGCGATATAAACGCATCCTACGATACCAATCAGTTGCCCGGCAGCTATTTTGACTCGTCGTTCTCAGGTGATTTGTCTGGTCTGAATGTATCGACCTTAGCCGATACAATATGGGGTAACGAATCCGAATCGAGCAATATTTTTATCGGTCAATCGGGGATTATCAGCGACGGTGCCCCCACGGCAAAATCGGCAAGCAGCTTTAAAAATATCCGTGGCTTAGCGCCGGAAGAACCCACCAAATTAGGTGGCTTTTATGCCGGCAGCATTGCTTTGTACGGCAGACAAACCGACCTAAACACCGCTACCGGCGATCAGAAAACCGATACGTTGGCCGTCGCATTGGCTTCGCCGCTCCCCAGAATCGAAATACCGGTCAACGGCAAGATAGTAACCTTGGTACCGTTCGCGAAATCCGTAGCGGGGTCCAGCATCACCTCGACCTCAACCAGCTTTCAACCCACCAATCAGATTGTAGACTTTTATGTGGAAAAGATTGTCAACACTGTAGAACCTGTCTCGGGTGTTACTCCAGGCAACAAAGATACCTCCATTAACGGCGGACGCCCGTACGGAAAATTCCGTATAAATTACGAGGACGTCGAGCAAGCCGCTGATCATGATATGGATGCGATTGTGGAATACACATTCACTGTTAATGCATCAAATCAAGTAGTGGTCGATCTGAATTCAACCTATGCCGCGGGCGGCATAACCCAACACATGGGTTACGTTATTTCCGGTACCACCAAGGACGGCGTTTACCTGGAAGTACGTGACAAACCCGATGCCGGAGAAAATGATAAAGATTATTTTCTTGATACACCTCCAGGTCAGTTTCCTGGTGGTACTTGGGCTGATGGCGTCTCTTTACCACTCACGGCATCCAGAACATTTACCGTAGGCACCACCACCTCAGCGAGCTTTGTCAAACACGACCCGCTCTGGTACGCGGCAAAATGGGGCGTAAACGACAAAAACAAAGACAACATTCTTGACCAAAATGAATGGGACGAAGATAAAAATGGTACTCCTGACGGATATTTTCTGGTAACCAATGCAGGTAAACTTTCCGAACAATTGGGAAAAGCTTTCGCCAAAATACTCAGCAACGTGAGCTCTTCTTCTGCGGTAGCAGCCAATACCGCAAAATTAAATACCGGGACATTGGTTTATCAAGCCAAATTCGATCCAAGAGACTGGAGCGGACATTTGTTGGCGATCCCGATCAATGACACTACTGGCGTACTGGAAACAAACAATCTCAACTGGGACGCTGCTACAAAGTTACCGACACCGGGTAGCCGCAAAATTTATACCCTCAACCCAACGTTAACCAGTGCTCCACGCGGTATAGAGTTTCGATGGGCAAACTTAACCACCGCGCCAACAGGCAGTTCGCAGCAGGACTATTTAAACCAAATATCGGGTACTGCTGACGGCAAAGGTGAGTTACGGCTCAATTGGTTGCGCGGGGATAACACAAACGAACAGCGCTTGGGCAGCGGAAACTTTAGAAACAGAATCAAGAAATTTGACGGCACTTTCCTTGAAAACAGCACCGATCTCGCTAATGGCACGATTGCTACCAACAAGCTCGGTGACATCGTAAACTCCGACCCGGTCTATGTTGGAACCGATGACTTCGGATACAGTTCACTACCCGGAGCAGAAGGTAGCGACTACACTTCGTT of the Methylomonas sp. MK1 genome contains:
- the pilV gene encoding type IV pilus modification protein PilV, which encodes MPLRNLSGQPVNHNHGFTLIEVLIAVVILALGLLGLAGLQSTSLRNNQSAYFRSQATLLAYDIADRVRANAVGNYDNQAETNNNCLANTCTPAQMAGYDLKQWNDQLRNQLPSGEGVVCKDKTPGDGNSKSAHNCDGIGDAYAVKIWWDDDHDGAATQRFVMSFQP
- a CDS encoding PilW family protein; protein product: MKKNQIYFLQTGMTLIEIMIALLLGAFLLGGVIKIFVNAKQTYGMQEGLSRLQENSRYALEILSKDLRLSGFQGCISITDLTPTNTAAAPIIAPTPASIIVGYNGSEASPATATWSPALPAALSGLTTPITPGTDVITVVFGESCGGYLSADMASATSDIQISSSNTCGIADGDPVLISSCSNADLFRATTGTTSTLIKHNAVSLPATCASPPCYKTSSEVFAYRAYSYFIRPGASGEPALWRYDNTKAASAANPVEILDGIENLQILYGEDTDADGVANQYKTAANVTDITDVASVRISLLARTSENLASQTLTYDYNGNTGINPGDRRIRRVFNATLAVRNRLQ
- a CDS encoding pilus assembly PilX family protein, yielding MNKSKIKQTGAVLIVSLIILMLLTIIGVTGTNVTSLEEKMAGNMRDRNLAFQAAESALQAGETWLNTHAYTCSQAAGRFKPRDKDCNTATAETSEVWDSISWDDNDSVLYTGVLSNLSANPRYIIEDLGCLPAPAACPGTHNYRITARATGGTADTIVMLQSIYQI
- a CDS encoding PilC/PilY family type IV pilus protein; the protein is MKTKQLQVKAYFLLILSQTLVPGLNASAGISQQPLFLTSSVPPIVMLTMGRDHKLYYEAYNDASDLNGDGLIDVGYKPSIDYFGYFDSHRCYDYVDSDGGYFTPKAKTPSATDKTCSSVDGDWSGDFLNYITTARIDALRKVLYGGYRGDDTTSKTVLKRSFIPQDAHSWGKEYNPSNNPGYLISDYTPLAEPATGKSHLFANVSLSYTGQPLMRVLNDTSYRVWEWVSIERPVAGSDCDNGSRTACATTGSSNWSVVPDIVFSNLERKTYRTGDTAPAHPSSAAEYATFVTNYGTTGNLRRTDNMTRLEANGNPERTERYLTVVKGKITVPASLNYKFSVDGDDAVEVLINGTVVAGYYGGHGVCNCNTNNGTIHLTAGVAYDIEYHHEEAYGDDSFVLRWDTSNTASSITDYSVNVNVCETGKLEANCKAYKSGSTTIYKPTGLLHTYGENDSMAFGLLTGSYKKNTSGGVLRKNIESFTNEVDPTTGIFTTTNGIVKTINNLRINTFNYSDHAYASGWITTRAITEGEAAEWGNPIAEMMYEGLRYFAGKAAPTSAYSITATDTPDATLGLPLPTWLDPYSNTGGKYLSCAKPMQLVISDINASYDTNQLPGSYFDSSFSGDLSGLNVSTLADTIWGNESESSNIFIGQSGIISDGAPTAKSASSFKNIRGLAPEEPTKLGGFYAGSIALYGRQTDLNTATGDQKTDTLAVALASPLPRIEIPVNGKIVTLVPFAKSVAGSSITSTSTSFQPTNQIVDFYVEKIVNTVEPVSGVTPGNKDTSINGGRPYGKFRINYEDVEQAADHDMDAIVEYTFTVNASNQVVVDLNSTYAAGGITQHMGYVISGTTKDGVYLEVRDKPDAGENDKDYFLDTPPGQFPGGTWADGVSLPLTASRTFTVGTTTSASFVKHDPLWYAAKWGVNDKNKDNILDQNEWDEDKNGTPDGYFLVTNAGKLSEQLGKAFAKILSNVSSSSAVAANTAKLNTGTLVYQAKFDPRDWSGHLLAIPINDTTGVLETNNLNWDAATKLPTPGSRKIYTLNPTLTSAPRGIEFRWANLTTAPTGSSQQDYLNQISGTADGKGELRLNWLRGDNTNEQRLGSGNFRNRIKKFDGTFLENSTDLANGTIATNKLGDIVNSDPVYVGTDDFGYSSLPGAEGSDYTSFRASTSYQNRRPMIYVGANDGMMHGFDAKKNSGSITTGGTEVFAYIPNALFPELSKLTSLTYAHQYFIDGISSFGDVYYDSSWHTLLAGVTGAGGRAAFALDVTNPDTFGASSVLWEFSNADDNDLGYTIGQPAIARMKDGTWAVIVANGYNSDAGKAVLFVLNAKTGALIKKFDTGVGDAAQKNGLSSPKAVDTDGDTIVDTIYAGDLYGNLWKFNVGTTSATSWTIANSGAPLFVACTTTGTSCTSANRQPITGKPSVGAVGSEQTGGIMVYFGTGKYFETTDNVIPTSPQVQSFYGLWDDNSGAITDRAKLQEQTITYEGKPKNSAGVEGTGVVRVSSRNTVCYSVATIPSTDDDTPTTTCNAANLKKGWAMNLLKPTNIAQGERVVSPPVMYLDLVIFSTMIPSADPCSGGGVSRVMTVEAITGKRPSTASFDLFGNDGKADVNDLMLINGKLVAATGFDMGIGIHKNLSLVGNIGIGSGSESIDKMKFKENPTTPGGGGGGGKRTSWRQLR